GATGTTGATGAGCCACCTGCAGGACAACATCCAGCACGCTGACCCGCCCGTACAGGtaggcaggcaggaaggcaggcaaACACAAAGATAGACAAGAGAACAACAGTGAACCCTAAGTTAAGAACCCATTTTCTCTCATCTAGATCCTGTACAACAGAACCATGGTCCAACTTGGCATTTGCGCATTTAGGCAGGGCATGATTAAAGATGCCCACAATGCCCTTTTGGACATCCAGTCCTCTGGCCGAGCCAAGGAGCTCCTGGGTCAGGGTTTGCTCATGAGGAACATGCAGGAGAGGAATGCTGAGCAGGAGAAGATTGAAAAGAGAAGACAAGTAAGTCCTACACAAGCAGTAAACTTGTGTTCAAGATCACGTTAAACCTGCTGGGTGTAATTCATCTTTActgaaaaagaagcagaaattgAGAGGTCTGATATCAATTTATACGATGCCTGATGACATTGTGACATTTCTTTGACCTCCCTCTCAGGTGCCATTCCACATGCACATCAacctggagctgctggagtgTGTGTACCTGGTGTCAGCCATGCTGCTGGAAATCCCCTACATGGCTGCCCATGAGTTTGATGCCCGCCGCAGGATGATCAGCAAGCAGTTCCATCACCAGCTGAGGGTCGGGGAGAGGCAGCCACTGTTGGGTATGCAACATGCCACCTAAGAGCTCTTTATACCAGGATGTTTAACCTGTAGAGGAACCAGAGAGATAACTGTAGCTTTTGATGTGTCCTCCAGGGCCCCCAGAGAGCATGAGAGAACACGTGGTGGCAGCCAGTAAGGCCATGAAGATGGGAGACTGGCGTACCTGCCACTCGTTCATCATCAATGAGAAGATGAACAGTAAGGTCTGGGACCTGTTCCCTGAGACGCAGCGAGTACGCGAGATGCTCGTCAGGTTAGTATACGCCATTATTATCCATCATTGAATTTAttcactttttctcttctctttctctgattATATCATATGTAATTATTACCAGTTACTTAGGTAGCTGTTTTGATGTATATTAAGTTATGCTGTGATTAAATCAGTTTCCGTATCATGTTTCCTTTTTATAGGAAGATCCAAGAGGAGTCACTGAGGACTTACCTGTTCACATACAGCAGTGTGTACGACTCCATCAGGTGAGCACAGGATGCAGCATCTATAACCACAATAACATCAGTCACTAATAAAGAAGTGGTGTGTGTAGATCAGCTTGTATCTACTTAGATCAGAAATACCTCTTGACCTTAATTTTGTGTCAATATGAAGTatttaactggaaaaaaaacatgttttatataaattagtaaaaaaaaaaaataactctcTGTCCTTCAGCATGGAAACACTATCTGAGATGTTTCAGTTGGAGATGCCCACAGTTCACAGCATCATCAGCAAGATGATCATCAATGAAGAGCTGATGGTAAGTGTCATGGCTTCTGTGTTCTGTCGAAGTGAATTTATCTCATATCTTCCAATATGGACATACCAGTGCATCTCAACAtgtacacatttcattttcatttctgtgttaaatgttttcCGGCCTCTTCCCAACAGGCATCACTGGACCAGCCCACACAGACGGTGGTGATGCACCGCACAGAGCCCACCTCCCTGCAGAACATGGCCCTGCAGCTGGCTGAGAAACTCGGCAGCTTGGTGGAGAATAACGAGCGCGTCTTTGACCTCAAACAGGGCGTCTATGGGGGCTACTTCAACAGAGGTGAGTTTAGCCAACACTCTTCGCTGTTTGCATTGTCTACTATATATGTTTGCAGATTGTTTATATTTGTCCTGTTTGCCAGTGACAATAAGTCACATTAAAGCGCTTGGCTATGAAAGCATTGAAAAATTCCTGCAACATCTCTGTTGATAAAAAAGGTTGAATCTTagaaacaataacattttttttcattgcattaCAGATCAGAAAGGTGGCTACCAACAGAAGCAGTCCTACCAGAGAGGTATGAGCAAGCACAGTGAGttgcacatacataaacaccTTAACACAAACCCTACCACAAGCCAAAATGCCTCTGATTTTCTGCAGAggttttattctttattcattgctgcttttaactgtgaGTGGGTTCTCGTGTAATCAGTAACTAACTTGTGATGCATTAAAACGTTAAGATAAAGGTCAGGTTTTGCCAGAACAGAACCAGTGTGTACATCATGTTATACAACTACGTCAGAAGTGTTTGTAGTTGTTCTGCGTGGTTAACACAGGAAGGTGTCGTGAAAAGCCGAGAGAGAAGTACGGCCGATCGCTGTATAAAGTTGAGCTTGAATGCCTGATTGTCACAGTCGCCGTAATTCTTTGTCATCTGATTAAATGCGGCCAGGTGGACACTCGCAGATAATCccgtttttctttttgcatgttCCACAGATCAGAAAAGTGGTTACCAGCAGAAACAGGGAGGCTACCAACGAGGAGGCTACAGaaatcaaaatcaaagcaaCTATTGAGCTTGGAACATGTGGATTTCAGCCTCGCCACCTCATATAGTTTTCATtccataacaataacaacaatctGAGTTTCTGTGCTGACGCTGGACATTTGTTGTTCTCCCCCATCTGACTCAAAACTACTTTTAACTCATCCAGAATCGGCTAAAAGTTAGCGCTTCTCACTGCAAGTGCATCGTTTGGTATTTCAGTACGGTCAAGTTCTTTGGATTAACATGGAAAGTTTTAAGGTTAATATTGCTCATAGATACTTATATAAAAAAATTCATTGCAGTGTGGTGGCTCATGGCCGTACAGTCAGGCAATAAACTCGTTGAGTATTGTTGACTTATACTtatgaaataaacattaataagCAGTGTCTTCTGAGTTTTGGTtttgacagatttgttttgCAATAAGATACCAATAcatgaagcaaaaacaaaataatgtaaatttcACCTTCTGCACAGCAAACTCCAGATCCATATCTTTGAAAGTCACAAATGGTAGTTCTCTCAGCTGaactatattgacaaaagtattgggacacttgaccattgcaccaacagggactttaatgacattgcattctaaaaaCATGGACTTTTGTCTACAGAGTCTATTTGATATACAGAGGTTTTCAGTCCAAAAGAAAAGATACATCTGAAAGGTCAGTAGGGAGAGTTTATGTATTAACTGGATACTGAATCaatacactgtatggacaaaagtatttgcaCAACTGCCCCTTACACCAatggggactttaatgacattccattctaaatacacaaacagctttgcagctataacagcttcctctATTctgggagtgtttctgtgggaatttctgcccattcatgcagtagagcattaatgaggtcagacactgatgttggacaaaaaggcttGACTCGtgatctctgttccagttcacctcaaagatgttggatgggtTTGAGATCAGAACgctgtgtgggccagtcaagttcttccacaccaaactcatccaaccatgtctttatggagctttgctttgtgcactgggacacagtcgtgctggaatagaaaagggccttccccaaactgttgccacaaagttggaagcatagcattatccaaaatgacttggtatgctgaagcattaagatttcccttcactggaagtaaggggctgagcccaactgctgacaaacagacccACGCCATATATGAATTGTCCTAAAACCTTTGTCCAATACTTAATTATGTAGGTCAGTAGGTCAGATGAGCCAGACATCTATGAAATTCCATCCAAGACTAACCATTAAACCTCAAACTCATTCACCCTGTTACCGTTAGTGTCGTATAATGGTTACTAATAAGTTGTTGCTTCAGAGTAACCTTTCCAGCAATGTCAAACATGGCTTTGTTtgttcagcagtgtgtttgttttcatatggATGACTGATTAAAAGTAGATGTGCACAAGTGTTGTTTCAGTAATCAGCTGGagttaaaaatgataataatatttcaAAGTATTTTATCACTATAATTCACATTAATATATTGGACTGTTGTAGTTGTAGTCAGCATTGTAACATGTATTTGAAATGTGTCctttttctttacagttttCCAAGCACAACATAACCTTGTTGCGTTTAGTGTTCTCAGTTTGCTGCGCACCAGCCATTCAGAGCAAAACTAAAACTACTGATTCCAAGCTTCAAAGGCTACCTGATTTACATTCACTTCAATTTTTCAACAAGATGCAGTGATATCTTGGCTTTTTAATGAGCTCCCTTGGTATTATAAACTTAACAAGTCAAGAGATTTGCATGCTGGTGGCCTTTGAGCTGCCTCCCCTCAGTCTCCTGTAGAGCTCTTGTCGCAGCAGGTCCCTCTCTTTGCGAATTCCCTGCAACACGGTGCGATTCTCCTGAGCCCGGCGCACCAGATAGGGCAGTGTGTCGTCCACTGAGCCATACGGCACTGACTTGTATACAGCATAACCCTCCTTagctggggggggggtggaTGAGGACAGGGAGAAATGGAATGATGGCATATTAGTAGGGAAAAAGTGAAGACATTGATCATTGAGAtggcataaataaaaaaacttcaAAGGCAAAAATGTGATTGGAAAAATTGAAtttgtaaattaatttttaatcagTTAATACACTCATTTATCAGGCAATGCAAGCTAATGAAGAGTTAAGCACAATCACTCAGACGGCAGTGCTTTCCTTCATAGCTCCATTTTATGATTTGGGGTGGTCAGGACTGAAACCATGCCTAATGTGAAGGTGTCATTGAATAAGACGCAGGACCTTTTGTCacgtaaaaaaaaataaaaatgtcatgtaACTAAATGAGGCACAGCTCACCCAGTGTGAGGGAAACGTGATCACACATGCCCAGCAGCTGGCCAAAACACACGGAGCCTCCGTCTTTGTCTATCCCCAACTCTCCCATCCTGGAGATGATATACACAATGCATCATGGCAATAGTGCCAAACCTGGGGGTCGGGACTCGCTTGAGGGCTTGCAAGATAAATTTTAGTAGTTGTAAGACAATGAGAGTGGTCTTCTGGGATAAGAGGTTCAGTTTAGTTTAGGTTCAGCTATTAGTCCCTGACCTTTTTCTTGTTCTCCTGTATATCACTGAAAAATGTCACTTGTataaattcttttgttttaagaGCTAATGATACACAACATCAAGTGACATTCAAGTGAAAGTAAAATCAGGCcatggaaataaaagaagaaaatattacCAACAATGATTTAAATGATGCCAAGTTTATGTGATTTTTTACTGACCGTTTGGCGGCGCGTCTCACGGACTCCTCGTTGTGAGAGGCGACTATGATCCTGTAGCGCTCAGGTTTCTGGGATATGACGTCCAGCATCACATCCAGCAAGCCATTATAACTGCACAAGTAAACCACAAGTAAACCACAAGTAAACAGTGTTGGAGTTGAGTTCCCGGTCAGAaattatctgtatttttttttttttttccttttcaagaAGCTTCACCAcatcacaaaacaaatgcactttGATTTGCATCCAGATGCTTTGGTAAAATTGATCCAACTCAGACAAGCACCAGATTCATCTTCATTAAGGTaacattttgtccttgtctAGAATGCATTTGCCTGCTTGTGATTAATGGCCCCTGTGTCCCATCCACCTGTCATTGGTGTCCTCCCAGCACCGGTGGATGGGGTCCTGGCGACCCTCTTTCTCTGCcagtttcctttctttgtccATGTAGGCTCCTCGTACCAGCTTGACTCCCAGACAGAAACCCTCTTTCTTGGACAGACTCAGAGCTTCCAGCAGGAGAGACCTGGACTCCTGAAAGACGCATGCAGAAGAGGGGGACACGGTATTTAACAATGCCTGCCGAGTTTTATGTGTCAGTGCAATTAAAAGAAATCTTTTGATATTTGTAAAAGATACAATGAGAATGAAACATAGTTACCTTCAGATAACACTGATATGTGTTCCAAATCCAGGCGCCATCTTTGTTGAACTTCTTCATCATTGCCATGGTGACAAGAGAAAGGGCGGGGTTCATGTAGGTGTACTCTGCATCAACCAGGACTCGGACTTTGTTCACACTTGCCTAAAGAAACAGTTGATGATGATTGATTACAACTGATCTTCCTAATAAATTTTTAGCtacacttaaaaaaataaacacagtggaGCTTAAAAATAATAGTCACAATAATTCAGTTGTTTAAGATGCAAAGTAGTAATTCATATATGCCCCATATAAATTACATTTCCCATGGTGCCTCACATGTGTACCTCTGCTATTTTGTTGAGTCTCTGCAGGCCACAAAAGAAATGGGCAAGTTCACGTTCATCTAAACCAGggaagctgattggctgaaggAGACAGTTTTAggcaaaggtcagaggtcatttcacatttaatgtAACTGTAAATGTATGTCTGAACtggggaaaaggaaaacattttgacaaacagGGTTATTTTGGTGTATAGCGGACGTACCTCTCCATCCAGAGCTCTGACGAGGAGATTCAGGTCATACGGTTGTTTTGCAATGAGAGTTGTGATTTTCACCTTGATAGAAGCAGCACAGCCTCATCAGTGAGAAGAAGGACTCAGAATCAGGAGGGCACAGTGGGAGATATTTTGGGGTGTGGGGTGCATTCAGAAACAGCCTGAAACAGCTGTGGACACTCCAAACACTAACAAGTGCGCTCTTATCTTTTTTCCCATGTATTTGAACTTCATTCAACTACTGTTTGGCTCTGGTCCAGCTCACAGTTTGTCAGGGTTCTTATATGACCTGAGAAACCCTAAAAAACCCCTAGCATTTAAAAGTTTGTTACCCGTGTATGAATTCTAATATGCAGTAACCACTTAGTAGCCGTAGCGGAGAATCATGTCCTAAAAACATTCTTAATGGAGactgtgaaatataaaatgtcGCCTTACACACAACTCTGGTCTGAACAGGGCTGTGACCTTCAGCTGCATCATTGGGTCTTTGCTCCAGGCATTGCTGTGAGACATTCGCACGCATTCCAACATGGCGTCCATGTTCTCATCATATGTCTTCTCCCTGGTGGTGACAAAAAAGCAGCATAAGGCTAAAAGGTACTTCACATAGCTTAACTAACTTAATAAAATGATCTATCTGTGCAAACATTTTTTCTCATATGTTTTGCGAAGTGTCACTCTGCATTCGCATGTTATCTTGTGTCCTGGAACAACTTTTTGCTCTCagttatttgttctttttttttttcattttgtataaCTTAACAAGTTAAATTcaggataagataagattaaaattaaaactgagcAAATACTTGTTCTTGGCCTTCATTTGACACTGATACAGGTGATAAAAAGGAGCctgagtatgtgtgtttttaataccCGGTGCTTTCTCCCAGATCCTCTTCGATGGGTACTGCCAGCATGGGCCTCAGCCCCAGCAAGCTCATCTTCTCCATGGACTGTGAGATCTCACTCTCGTTCTCTCCAGCCACAAACTGGGCATACACAGTGGGCCGCAGCAGCAAAGAAAACCCCCTGCGTCCCAGGAGGGTACGTGCTATGGACATCAACTGAACGAAGAAGGTGGAGCAGATGGAAAAATTATGGAGATTCATGAGGTGATACAGAAGCAGTGTGTCACATATTTACACGACTGTAAACATCAGCAAATAATCTGCCATAACAAGACaacacagtcagtgtgtcaAAGATTGAATGAGAAAAGAAGGAAATCTCTGTTCCTGCTTCTGtcatcagtcatttttctcCAAATAATGATCACAAGTGGCAAACATACCTTTCCACAGTTGTTAACCAGCACAGGGAAGGAGCAGAGGCGGAAGATGCCCAGAGCACGGAGCAGCTCACCCCAGCTCTTCACCCTGAAGGCGCTGGGATCCTCAAAGGCCAGGGTTGCAGAGAGGTCTGGCTGCTTGCTTGCCACCGTCCTACAGGGAGCAGTACCGGTAACCAGCAGCCTCAGCGACGCAAGGTGAGGAAGTGAGGGACGAAAACGAGAGCAAATCATCATCCCAGAAAGAGTGGGTGCCTGTGAGTGTCTGTATATTCC
The Scatophagus argus isolate fScaArg1 chromosome 21, fScaArg1.pri, whole genome shotgun sequence genome window above contains:
- the prodh2 gene encoding hydroxyproline dehydrogenase, translating into MMICSRFRPSLPHLASLRLLVTGTAPCRTVASKQPDLSATLAFEDPSAFRVKSWGELLRALGIFRLCSFPVLVNNCGKLMSIARTLLGRRGFSLLLRPTVYAQFVAGENESEISQSMEKMSLLGLRPMLAVPIEEDLGESTGEKTYDENMDAMLECVRMSHSNAWSKDPMMQLKVTALFRPELCVKITTLIAKQPYDLNLLVRALDGEPISFPGLDERELAHFFCGLQRLNKIAEASVNKVRVLVDAEYTYMNPALSLVTMAMMKKFNKDGAWIWNTYQCYLKESRSLLLEALSLSKKEGFCLGVKLVRGAYMDKERKLAEKEGRQDPIHRCWEDTNDSYNGLLDVMLDVISQKPERYRIIVASHNEESVRRAAKRMGELGIDKDGGSVCFGQLLGMCDHVSLTLAKEGYAVYKSVPYGSVDDTLPYLVRRAQENRTVLQGIRKERDLLRQELYRRLRGGSSKATSMQIS